In one window of Gemmatimonadota bacterium DNA:
- a CDS encoding HAMP domain-containing histidine kinase has protein sequence MARAGEPVCARAGGQEITAELWDAFDRAITAVGADWEQVAEDSPAQEEVRGLLAQVAAAVGRAARGEAAAVDGLPRTVLTRRLVDLTRRHLVGQAERLSPPPDGAALLGLLCAIEKVHWALEPDWAQHFADRLSGPDGMELVVEVAHDLRSPLTSILFLAETLQRARSGPINAVQERQLGLIYSAAFGLSSLASDVIELARGGDRLVDLDPLPFSIADIFESVRDIVQPIAEEKGLSVRLFMPPEDFRVGHPVALSRVLLNLTTNALKFTSEGYVELRGDQGVGNTVQFSVRDTGRGIPPHAMLTLFEPFRRRQKQGEYAFSGAGLGLSICRKLVEAMRSTLKVETATETGTRFFFELDLPLASERQ, from the coding sequence ATGGCACGCGCCGGCGAGCCGGTCTGCGCACGCGCCGGCGGGCAGGAGATCACCGCAGAGCTCTGGGACGCCTTCGACCGCGCGATCACCGCTGTCGGGGCGGATTGGGAGCAGGTGGCCGAGGACAGCCCGGCGCAGGAGGAGGTCCGCGGGCTGCTGGCCCAGGTCGCGGCCGCGGTGGGTCGGGCCGCGCGCGGCGAGGCGGCGGCTGTCGACGGCCTGCCCCGCACGGTGCTCACCCGGCGCCTGGTGGATCTCACCCGGCGGCACCTGGTGGGGCAGGCGGAGCGGCTCTCCCCCCCACCGGACGGTGCTGCCCTGCTCGGCCTGCTCTGCGCCATCGAGAAGGTGCACTGGGCCCTGGAGCCGGACTGGGCCCAGCACTTCGCCGACCGGCTCTCGGGGCCGGACGGCATGGAACTGGTGGTCGAGGTGGCCCACGACCTCCGCTCCCCGCTGACCTCCATCCTCTTTCTGGCCGAGACGCTGCAGCGCGCCCGCAGCGGGCCGATCAACGCGGTGCAGGAACGCCAGCTCGGGCTGATCTACTCCGCCGCGTTCGGGCTCTCCTCCCTCGCCAGCGACGTGATCGAGCTGGCGCGTGGGGGCGATCGGCTGGTGGACCTCGACCCGCTGCCCTTCTCGATCGCGGACATCTTCGAGTCGGTGCGGGACATCGTGCAGCCGATCGCCGAGGAGAAGGGGCTGTCGGTCCGCCTGTTCATGCCGCCGGAGGACTTCCGGGTGGGGCACCCGGTGGCGCTTTCCCGGGTGCTCCTCAACCTGACCACCAACGCGCTCAAGTTCACCTCGGAAGGGTACGTGGAGCTGCGGGGCGACCAGGGCGTCGGGAACACGGTGCAGTTCTCCGTTCGAGACACCGGCCGCGGGATCCCCCCCCACGCCATGCTGACGCTCTTCGAGCCGTTCCGGCGCCGCCAGAAGCAGGGCGAGTACGCCTTCTCCGGCGCCGGACTCGGCCTCTCGATCTGCCGGAAGCTGGTGGAGGCCATGCGATCGACCCTCAAGGTCGAGACCGCCACCGAGACCGGCACCCGTTTCTTCTTCGAACTCGACCTTCCGCTCGCCTCCGAACGGCAATGA
- a CDS encoding sigma-54-dependent Fis family transcriptional regulator has protein sequence MGSSLTHTPRRPDGPPGESGGRDPLSIPGEVKASIRILIVDDERTLRESCASVLQMDGYNVTLIGRGEEALEVVKRRKFDIILVDLYMSQTSGMDILRSALEFNRDTIVVVMTGNPSVTSSIEALRAGAWDYLPKPFSATHLQVLIGRASHAVMVARETRDLKQQLATQGGHSDKISLIGISPLFRKAVDLARKVAATDASVFISGESGTGKEVIAQFIHQHSRRASRTLVPINCAALPEPLLESEMFGHRKGAFTGADRDKPGLLETANGGTLFLDELTEMSMPLQAKLLRVIQDGVVRRVGSETQDAVVDVRYVAATNRDPQEAVNQGILRGDLFYRLRVVPIKLPPLRKRPEDIPLLANHFLTYYWQRHRQMGDRLPKLTDASIAFLRSRPWRGNVRELQNVIEHVAVLAEPDQMIQPNDIPIYEDGSEYPSESAIAAPVLDEAYHVAKDRVVAQFEKEYLTRLIGRAGGNMSKAARLANIDRTTLYRLMDKHNFQRDDLSGSAE, from the coding sequence ATGGGATCCTCGCTGACGCACACCCCCCGGCGGCCCGATGGGCCGCCGGGCGAATCCGGCGGACGGGATCCCCTCTCCATCCCCGGTGAGGTCAAGGCCAGCATCCGCATCCTCATCGTGGACGATGAGCGGACCCTCCGGGAGAGTTGCGCGAGCGTCCTCCAGATGGACGGCTACAACGTCACCCTCATCGGCCGCGGGGAGGAGGCGCTGGAGGTGGTCAAGCGGCGGAAGTTCGACATCATCCTCGTCGACCTCTACATGTCGCAGACCTCCGGGATGGACATCCTCCGCTCGGCCCTCGAGTTCAACCGGGATACCATCGTGGTGGTGATGACCGGCAACCCGAGCGTGACCAGCAGCATCGAGGCCCTGCGCGCCGGGGCCTGGGACTACCTGCCGAAGCCGTTCTCCGCCACCCACCTGCAGGTGCTCATCGGCCGCGCGTCGCATGCCGTCATGGTGGCGCGCGAGACCCGGGACCTCAAGCAGCAGCTCGCCACCCAGGGCGGTCACAGCGACAAGATCTCGCTCATCGGCATCTCGCCCCTGTTCCGCAAGGCGGTGGACCTGGCCCGGAAGGTCGCGGCCACGGATGCCTCGGTGTTCATCTCCGGCGAGAGCGGGACCGGCAAGGAGGTCATCGCCCAGTTCATCCATCAGCACAGCCGGCGCGCCAGCCGGACCCTGGTGCCGATCAACTGCGCCGCGCTGCCCGAGCCCCTGCTCGAGTCCGAGATGTTCGGCCACCGCAAGGGCGCCTTCACCGGCGCCGACCGCGACAAGCCCGGGCTGCTCGAGACCGCCAACGGCGGTACGCTGTTCCTCGACGAGCTCACCGAGATGTCGATGCCGCTGCAGGCCAAGCTGCTGCGGGTGATCCAGGACGGGGTGGTGCGCCGGGTGGGCAGCGAGACCCAGGACGCCGTGGTCGACGTGCGGTACGTGGCGGCCACCAACCGCGATCCGCAGGAAGCCGTGAATCAGGGCATTCTGCGTGGCGACCTGTTCTACCGCCTGCGGGTGGTCCCGATCAAGCTGCCCCCCCTCCGCAAGCGGCCGGAGGACATCCCGCTGCTGGCCAACCACTTCCTGACCTACTACTGGCAGCGGCACCGCCAGATGGGCGACCGCCTGCCCAAGCTCACCGACGCCAGCATCGCCTTCCTGCGCTCGCGCCCGTGGCGCGGCAATGTGCGTGAGCTGCAGAACGTGATCGAGCACGTGGCGGTCCTGGCTGAGCCGGACCAGATGATCCAGCCCAATGACATCCCGATCTACGAGGATGGCTCCGAGTACCCCTCGGAGTCCGCGATCGCCGCGCCGGTGCTCGATGAGGCCTACCACGTCGCGAAGGACCGGGTGGTGGCGCAGTTCGAGAAGGAATACCTCACCCGGCTGATCGGGCGGGCCGGCGGCAACATGTCCAAGGCGGCACGGCTGGCCAACATCGACCGGACCACCCTGTACCGCCTGATGGACAAGCACAACTTCCAGCGCGACGATCTCTCGGGGTCCGCGGAGTGA
- a CDS encoding response regulator, with protein sequence MTEPVMSSPPLVLIANDQEWSARSLESILAPNGYAVLRAYTGQQALDRARSARPDLVILDAQMPDLHGFEVCRQLRADPRFNATTPIIITTAGPSGRAQRLDAYRAGAWEFLGQPLDGESLLLKLATFLASKLESDRLREESFLDQLTGLYNMRGLSRRAREIGAEVSRRHQPLACMVFAPEAGDAQVEDQALERIGQVLRAQGRSSDAFGRLGDGEFAVVAPDTPSIGAVRMFERLEALLAPANANGAGRLPLRAGYCAVPNFAESRVDAVEMLLQATSALRQLQAADGAERIRAFAPAPAPAAG encoded by the coding sequence ATGACCGAACCCGTGATGTCGTCACCCCCGCTGGTCCTGATCGCCAACGACCAGGAGTGGTCTGCCCGGTCGCTGGAGAGCATCCTTGCGCCCAACGGCTACGCGGTGCTCCGGGCCTACACGGGGCAGCAGGCGCTCGATCGCGCCCGGAGTGCCCGACCCGACCTGGTCATCCTCGATGCCCAGATGCCGGACCTCCACGGCTTCGAGGTCTGTCGGCAACTGCGCGCCGATCCGCGCTTCAACGCCACCACGCCGATCATCATCACCACCGCAGGCCCCTCGGGCCGCGCCCAGCGGCTCGACGCCTACCGCGCCGGCGCCTGGGAGTTTCTCGGCCAGCCGCTCGACGGTGAGAGTCTGCTCCTCAAGCTCGCCACCTTCCTCGCCTCGAAGCTCGAGTCCGACCGCCTGCGCGAGGAGAGCTTCCTCGACCAGCTCACCGGCCTCTACAACATGCGCGGCCTCTCCCGCCGGGCGCGCGAGATCGGGGCGGAGGTCTCCCGTCGGCACCAGCCGCTGGCCTGCATGGTGTTCGCCCCCGAAGCCGGCGACGCGCAGGTCGAGGACCAGGCGCTCGAGCGCATCGGGCAGGTCCTGCGCGCCCAGGGCCGCTCGTCGGACGCGTTCGGCCGCCTCGGCGACGGCGAGTTCGCCGTCGTGGCCCCGGATACTCCATCGATCGGCGCCGTGCGGATGTTCGAGCGCCTGGAGGCGCTGCTGGCCCCCGCCAACGCGAACGGCGCAGGCCGGCTCCCGCTGCGGGCCGGTTACTGCGCCGTTCCGAACTTCGCCGAGTCCAGGGTCGACGCGGTGGAGATGCTGCTGCAGGCCACCTCGGCCCTCCGCCAGCTGCAGGCCGCCGACGGCGCCGAGCGGATCCGGGCCTTCGCCCCGGCCCCCGCGCCCGCCGCGGGCTGA
- a CDS encoding polysaccharide biosynthesis tyrosine autokinase — translation MAGKIVTSKSAALTSDRAVDITPFQGHGAPLGAPEPREEGVNFGRYLSALKRYRWLMLLILLLGTTLGVVATKFVPPEYMATATIWIEDQGGRSGPLRSGELFNQFGYVQLLQTPMVYEPVVHRLRLYVAPKQIRDTVLFSTFDIGERFRTGKFSLTIQEGGKQYTLFRAGKEIETGQLGDSIGRRQGWLWAPASALFKGRAEIEFKLTDPRLELQKLMADLRAQMPEKGTFMRVSLASKEKNRVAGVLNAISQEFVDIAADLKRRKLTELRVALDSQVTTAYQNLREAEARLKNFQIATITQPRSGALPVSPGLSTTTGDATALYTQQRVQLDQLRRDRQQIEAVLERGRAGAITVDAFQTIPSVNLAPQLKQALSDLTIREAEMSALLQRYTPDHPMVKSTQQTIDHLRNQAIPQYAQALIDQLRYQESDLEGRLRQSATELAAVPTVTITETRLTRDLQAADELFKMLNGRLEEAKLSELSAIPDVRVLDWAVAPQKPASNSAPKIILMALGASVGLAVGLALLLDQLDKRFRYPEQVSSELGLPILGAIPAIKKTRRGELAADQAAQVVEAFRTVRLNLAHSYGAAGPVTLTISSAGAGDGKSLVSSNLAVSFSEAGYRTLLIDGDIRRGEIHRMFGVDRRPGLLDYLTGEAPLDDIIRPTSQRGLSVIPCGTRRHQGPELLGSAAMAELMGEMKARFDVVIVDSPPLGAGIDPFVLGTATGHMVMVFRSGETDRQMAEAKLRLLDRLPVRVLGAVLNEIQADGVYRYYSYLYGYSSDEEQAPPQVAAQSSAGTSGGE, via the coding sequence ATGGCAGGCAAAATCGTCACGTCGAAGAGCGCAGCGCTCACCAGTGACCGCGCCGTCGACATCACGCCGTTCCAGGGACACGGCGCCCCGCTCGGGGCTCCGGAGCCCCGGGAAGAGGGCGTCAACTTCGGCCGCTACCTCTCCGCCCTGAAGCGGTACCGGTGGCTGATGCTGCTCATCCTGCTGCTGGGCACCACCCTGGGCGTGGTTGCCACCAAGTTCGTCCCGCCGGAGTACATGGCCACCGCCACCATCTGGATCGAGGACCAGGGCGGCCGCTCCGGTCCGCTCCGGTCCGGCGAGCTCTTCAATCAGTTTGGCTACGTCCAGTTGCTGCAGACGCCGATGGTGTATGAACCGGTGGTGCACCGCCTGCGCCTCTACGTGGCGCCCAAGCAGATCCGGGACACCGTGCTGTTCAGCACGTTCGACATTGGCGAGCGGTTCCGGACGGGGAAGTTCAGCTTGACCATCCAGGAGGGGGGCAAGCAGTACACGCTCTTCCGGGCCGGCAAGGAGATCGAGACCGGGCAACTCGGGGACTCCATCGGCCGCCGTCAGGGCTGGCTGTGGGCCCCTGCGTCGGCGCTGTTCAAGGGCCGCGCGGAGATCGAGTTCAAGCTGACCGATCCGCGCCTCGAGCTGCAGAAGCTGATGGCCGACCTGCGGGCGCAGATGCCGGAGAAGGGCACCTTCATGCGGGTGTCGCTGGCCAGCAAGGAAAAGAACCGCGTGGCCGGCGTCCTCAACGCCATCAGCCAGGAGTTCGTGGACATCGCCGCGGACCTCAAGCGCCGCAAGCTGACCGAGTTGCGTGTCGCCCTGGATTCCCAGGTGACGACGGCCTACCAGAATCTGCGGGAGGCCGAGGCACGCCTGAAGAACTTCCAGATCGCGACGATCACTCAGCCCCGCTCCGGGGCGTTGCCGGTCTCCCCCGGGTTGTCGACGACCACCGGGGATGCCACGGCGCTCTATACGCAACAGCGGGTGCAGCTGGACCAGCTCCGGCGGGACCGGCAGCAGATCGAGGCCGTGCTCGAGCGCGGACGGGCCGGGGCCATCACGGTGGATGCCTTCCAGACCATCCCCTCGGTGAACCTGGCCCCGCAGCTCAAGCAGGCCCTCTCCGACCTCACCATCCGGGAAGCGGAGATGTCCGCGCTGCTCCAGCGGTATACGCCCGACCACCCGATGGTGAAGTCCACCCAGCAGACGATCGACCACCTCCGGAACCAGGCGATTCCGCAGTATGCGCAGGCCCTCATCGACCAGCTCCGGTACCAGGAGTCAGATCTCGAGGGTCGGCTGCGGCAAAGCGCCACCGAACTGGCGGCCGTGCCCACGGTGACCATCACGGAAACGCGACTCACCCGGGACCTGCAGGCGGCGGATGAGCTGTTCAAGATGCTCAACGGACGACTCGAGGAGGCCAAGCTCTCCGAGCTCTCCGCTATCCCCGATGTCCGGGTGCTGGACTGGGCCGTGGCGCCGCAGAAGCCAGCCAGCAACTCCGCGCCGAAGATCATCCTGATGGCCCTGGGCGCGAGCGTGGGCCTGGCGGTGGGCCTGGCGCTGCTGCTCGACCAGTTGGACAAGCGGTTCCGCTACCCGGAACAGGTGTCGAGCGAGCTGGGGCTGCCGATCCTGGGCGCGATTCCCGCCATCAAGAAAACGCGGCGCGGTGAACTCGCCGCGGACCAGGCGGCCCAAGTGGTCGAGGCCTTCCGCACCGTGCGCCTCAACCTGGCGCATTCCTACGGTGCGGCCGGTCCGGTAACCCTGACGATCTCCAGCGCAGGCGCCGGCGACGGCAAGTCACTGGTCTCCTCCAACCTGGCGGTCTCCTTTTCCGAGGCCGGGTACCGCACGCTGCTGATCGACGGTGACATCCGCCGCGGGGAGATCCACCGCATGTTCGGCGTGGACCGTCGCCCCGGGCTGCTGGACTACCTCACCGGCGAGGCGCCGCTCGACGACATCATCCGGCCCACCAGCCAGCGGGGGCTGTCGGTCATCCCGTGCGGCACCCGCCGGCACCAGGGCCCGGAGCTGCTCGGATCGGCCGCGATGGCCGAACTGATGGGAGAGATGAAGGCCCGCTTCGACGTGGTGATCGTCGACAGCCCGCCACTTGGGGCCGGCATCGACCCGTTCGTGCTGGGCACGGCCACCGGCCACATGGTGATGGTCTTCCGCTCCGGCGAGACCGACCGACAGATGGCCGAGGCGAAGCTCCGGCTGCTGGACCGGCTGCCGGTGCGGGTACTCGGGGCGGTGTTGAACGAGATTCAGGCGGACGGGGTGTACCGGTACTACTCGTACCTGTACGGCTACTCGTCCGACGAGGAACAGGCGCCGCCGCAGGTGGCGGCCCAGTCCAGCGCGGGGACCAGCGGCGGGGAGTAG